GCACGCTCGTATCGGCTTCGAGCCGCAGGATGGCGTCGGCGATGCGCCCCTTGGCATCGAGGTTCAGAGCATTGCGGCGCTGAGGGCGGTTCAGCGTGATGACCGCGACGCCGTCGGAATCATGATGCAGGGCGACAGGTTCGGGCGAGTCCATCTAGCCGCCGAAGACCGGCTTGCGCTTCTCGGCAAAAGCGCGTTGCGCCTCCTTGGTATCCTCGGAGGAGGCCAGCGCCACGGTCTGCGACTGCTCGAAGCGATAGCCGTCGCGCAGTTCGAGGCCCTCGGTGACGTTGAACGATCGCTTCGCGGCCTGGACCGCCGAAGGGCTCTTCGAGGCGATCTCGCGCGCGATCTCCTGCGCCAGTTCGAGCAGGCGCTCGGCCGGCACGCAGTCCGAGGCGACGCCCATCCGGTAGAGCTCCGAGCCGCGCACCCGCCGCGCGGTGTAGATCAGCATTCTGGCATCGGATTCCCGGAAGAACCGCCTGACATGGCTGACGCCGCCGGCCAGCCCGACATCGACCTCGGTCATCGCAAAGAAAGCCTCCTCCGCCACGAGAATGATGTCGCAGCACAAAGCGAGCACGCAGCCGGCGCCGATCGCTGCACCATTGACTGCGGCGATGACGGGCTTGGAGCATTCCATCACCGTATCGAAGGATGCGCGCACCAGCCGGTTATGGCGGGGATAGGCGCCCGGCTCCCGC
This genomic interval from Bosea sp. 29B contains the following:
- a CDS encoding enoyl-CoA hydratase/isomerase family protein, with product MASAFECLTVGVSDFVATVTIDRPPVNAQSRQFREEIVAVFDSLSDRADVRAIVLTGAGKTFSAGADLKERPGLAREPGAYPRHNRLVRASFDTVMECSKPVIAAVNGAAIGAGCVLALCCDIILVAEEAFFAMTEVDVGLAGGVSHVRRFFRESDARMLIYTARRVRGSELYRMGVASDCVPAERLLELAQEIAREIASKSPSAVQAAKRSFNVTEGLELRDGYRFEQSQTVALASSEDTKEAQRAFAEKRKPVFGG